A portion of the Acidisoma sp. PAMC 29798 genome contains these proteins:
- a CDS encoding phage tail protein codes for MPIVQQGSINTTALVVPDLYVQIVPPQTLLLNGVPTDILGIVGSASWGPVGLPVTIGTMAQYAAAFGPVMPRAFDLGTPIATAVQQGAQNFRCVRVTDGTDTPASLTLQTAITLTARYTGSLGSGISVVLSTGSKANTWRITVALSASTPEIFDNIAGTGAALWQAIVSAINIGNGALRGASQTVVASYAGGTAVPVAGSFTFTTGTPGTDGASGVTAATLIGSDSVPRAGMYALRGQGCSVALLSDATDVTQYTTQAEFGLSEGIYMILAGPAGDTTANAVATKASAGLDSYAAKLMFGDWLYWNDQTNAMLRLVSPQGFAARRLVNLSPEQSSLNKQLYSIAGSQRSGSVASGQSSTYATADLQALFQAGIDVICNPQPGGTYWGVRCGHNSSSNAAVNGDNYTRLTNYIAATLSAGMGVYVGSVINSTLFQNIRATLLSFLQAMLGEGLLGSTDGSQPFAVICDTTNNPQTRTALGYVQADVQVQFQGINEKFIVNVEGGQTVQVSHQTLTS; via the coding sequence AACACCACCGCCCTTGTGGTGCCCGACCTCTATGTGCAGATCGTGCCACCGCAAACGCTTCTGCTCAACGGCGTGCCGACCGACATCCTCGGCATCGTCGGCAGTGCAAGCTGGGGCCCTGTCGGGCTGCCGGTGACCATCGGCACCATGGCGCAATACGCGGCGGCCTTCGGCCCGGTGATGCCCAGGGCCTTCGATCTCGGCACCCCGATCGCGACTGCGGTGCAGCAGGGCGCGCAGAACTTCCGCTGTGTCCGGGTGACGGATGGCACCGACACGCCCGCGAGCCTGACGTTGCAGACGGCCATCACTTTGACGGCGCGTTACACCGGCAGCCTGGGCAGTGGCATTTCCGTTGTGCTGTCCACGGGATCGAAAGCCAATACCTGGCGCATCACGGTCGCACTCTCCGCCTCCACGCCCGAGATTTTTGACAATATCGCGGGGACGGGTGCGGCGCTGTGGCAAGCGATTGTCAGTGCCATCAACATCGGCAACGGCGCGTTGCGCGGCGCATCCCAGACCGTGGTCGCGAGCTATGCCGGCGGTACGGCGGTCCCAGTCGCTGGCAGCTTCACCTTCACCACCGGCACGCCCGGCACAGATGGCGCAAGCGGGGTCACAGCAGCCACACTGATCGGCAGCGATTCCGTGCCCCGCGCTGGCATGTATGCCTTGCGCGGACAAGGCTGCTCAGTCGCTTTGCTCTCGGACGCGACCGACGTGACGCAGTATACGACGCAGGCGGAGTTCGGACTCTCCGAAGGCATCTACATGATCCTGGCGGGTCCCGCCGGTGACACCACCGCCAACGCTGTTGCGACCAAGGCCTCCGCCGGGCTGGACAGCTATGCTGCGAAGCTGATGTTCGGCGACTGGCTCTATTGGAATGATCAAACCAACGCGATGCTGCGGCTGGTCTCTCCGCAAGGTTTCGCGGCCCGTCGATTGGTCAATCTCTCGCCTGAGCAGTCGAGCCTAAACAAGCAGCTCTATAGCATCGCGGGCAGCCAGCGCAGCGGATCGGTCGCCTCCGGCCAGTCCAGCACCTATGCGACCGCCGATCTGCAGGCTCTGTTTCAAGCCGGCATCGACGTCATCTGCAATCCGCAGCCCGGCGGCACCTATTGGGGGGTGCGTTGCGGTCACAACTCCTCCTCCAACGCGGCCGTGAATGGCGACAACTACACGCGGCTCACCAATTACATCGCCGCGACCCTCAGTGCGGGGATGGGCGTCTATGTCGGTTCCGTCATCAACAGCACGCTGTTCCAGAACATCCGGGCCACTCTGCTCTCCTTCCTGCAAGCCATGCTCGGTGAAGGTCTGCTCGGCAGTACCGACGGCAGCCAACCCTTTGCCGTGATCTGCGACACCACCAATAACCCGCAGACCCGAACGGCGCTCGGCTATGTGCAGGCCGATGTACAGGTGCAGTTCCAGGGCATCAACGAGAAGTTCATCGTCAATGTCGAAGGTGGCCAGACCGTGCAGGTCAGTCACCAGACCTTGACCAGTTAA
- a CDS encoding phage baseplate assembly protein V: MMEGWLNAMRAQAAVMAGAIGQVRCGIVQNVDPSTYCAKVSLQPEDVLTGWLPIASAWVGAGWGLVTPPTPGQQVLVLAQEGHAEHGLIIGGLFSIAAKPPQAPTGELWMVHATGSFLKLQNDGSIAGHATVWTLTGDIHLTGNLVASGDISDKGGAHGTLDHFRTIYDVHVHPNVANGPGDTGLPIQQA, translated from the coding sequence ATGATGGAAGGATGGCTCAACGCCATGCGGGCGCAGGCTGCGGTCATGGCCGGGGCCATTGGCCAAGTCCGCTGCGGTATCGTCCAAAATGTCGATCCATCGACCTATTGCGCAAAGGTGAGCCTGCAACCGGAAGACGTACTGACCGGCTGGCTGCCGATCGCGTCCGCCTGGGTCGGCGCCGGCTGGGGGCTCGTCACGCCGCCGACGCCGGGCCAGCAGGTTCTGGTGCTGGCGCAAGAAGGCCATGCCGAACACGGCTTGATCATCGGCGGCCTATTTTCCATCGCCGCCAAACCGCCGCAAGCACCCACGGGAGAGCTTTGGATGGTGCATGCCACTGGCAGCTTCCTGAAGCTACAAAATGACGGCAGCATCGCGGGTCATGCGACTGTCTGGACGCTGACAGGTGATATTCACCTCACGGGAAACCTCGTCGCCAGCGGCGATATTTCTGACAAGGGCGGTGCCCACGGTACGCTCGATCATTTCCGCACGATCTATGATGTCCATGTTCATCCGAATGTAGCGAACGGACCGGGCGATACCGGGCTGCCAATACAACAGGCTTAG
- a CDS encoding baseplate J/gp47 family protein: MQISLQNFSTLVTSMATAVQGSAAQLVNFTTGSVLNAIIEANASVALWLQWLILQVLQCTRLATSNGTDVDSFGADFGMTRLAAVAAQGAVTFSRFTPSMAALVPTGVIVTTSDGATRFAVSTDTTNAAWNTVQGGYLLGIGVAGVTVPVSALVAGSAGNVVAGTIGLIASALPGIDTVTNALPLAGGLDAETDTAFRIRFQSFMDSRTRATVQAVVFAATGVQQGLNCTVQENTNGGGGFVPGQFLVTIDDGSGAPPAAVLTSVQAAVDAVRPIGTIFAVSAPIPVLANIAVTLGLATGTDSATAIASVNTAISSFVESLAVGASLPYTRLAQLAYDASASVTNVTGLTLQGGTSDLSAGPGSVIKLGSLAVG, from the coding sequence ATGCAGATCTCGCTTCAGAATTTCTCGACGCTCGTCACGTCGATGGCAACGGCGGTGCAAGGCAGCGCCGCGCAATTGGTGAATTTCACCACTGGCTCAGTCTTGAATGCCATTATCGAAGCGAATGCCTCCGTCGCACTGTGGCTACAGTGGCTGATCCTGCAGGTGCTGCAATGCACACGCCTCGCCACCAGCAACGGCACGGATGTGGATAGCTTCGGCGCTGATTTCGGCATGACGCGATTGGCGGCCGTGGCCGCGCAAGGTGCCGTCACCTTCAGTCGCTTCACCCCGAGCATGGCCGCACTGGTGCCGACTGGCGTCATCGTCACGACAAGTGATGGCGCAACACGCTTTGCCGTCTCGACAGACACGACGAATGCCGCCTGGAATACGGTGCAGGGTGGCTATTTGCTGGGCATCGGCGTTGCAGGCGTCACCGTGCCTGTCTCGGCTTTGGTGGCGGGCAGTGCCGGCAATGTGGTTGCGGGCACAATCGGACTGATCGCGTCCGCGCTACCCGGTATCGATACCGTGACCAACGCCCTGCCGCTCGCCGGCGGTCTGGATGCCGAGACCGACACGGCCTTTCGTATCCGCTTCCAAAGCTTCATGGATAGCCGCACGCGGGCGACCGTGCAGGCCGTGGTCTTTGCCGCAACCGGCGTTCAGCAAGGCTTGAACTGCACGGTTCAGGAAAACACCAATGGCGGAGGCGGCTTCGTGCCAGGCCAGTTCCTGGTAACAATCGATGATGGCTCGGGGGCGCCACCCGCCGCCGTGTTGACATCTGTCCAGGCCGCGGTGGATGCCGTACGACCGATCGGCACCATCTTCGCGGTCAGTGCGCCCATACCGGTGCTTGCCAATATCGCGGTCACGCTCGGCCTGGCTACAGGCACGGATAGCGCCACCGCAATTGCGAGTGTGAACACTGCCATCTCGAGTTTTGTCGAATCTCTGGCGGTGGGTGCCAGCTTGCCATACACGCGCCTCGCCCAACTGGCCTATGACGCGAGCGCCAGCGTCACCAACGTCACCGGGCTGACGCTGCAAGGGGGCACCAGCGATCTGAGCGCGGGTCCAGGGTCCGTCATCAAGCTCGGCTCGCTCGCGGTGGGTTGA
- a CDS encoding glycine-rich domain-containing protein, whose product MDRQIVYPASIPLDTDFLSLNRDTLVAIGALAQATLGSGVVADGLACQPTSPASLAVTVGAGSITQLGALDSVSYGSLAADTVSQIVKMGINLAPTRFTLTSPAISGQSIIYLIEASFVEQDTTAVVLPYVNAANPSMPYSGPANSGAAQNTQRLERVQLQLKTGAAANTGTQTPPPVDAGWVGLHLITVNYGQTAITSGSLALYPGSPLIQFKVPTLTPGFSRRLVLGATTTFTVPVGVTIMRATVVGGGGGGGGTNGAYGAAGGGAGGFASGTFSVTPGSAIAVTVGVGGASGLIAASGGNGGTSSFGAFCSATGGQGGQFVSTTDTFGGGGGTGSGGDLIGSGGYGADGQNGSTILAGNGGASLLGGGGRASAGSTVAVGGQAPGSGGGGTYNANGNGGPGATGIVILEY is encoded by the coding sequence ATGGATCGGCAGATCGTCTATCCCGCGTCCATTCCTCTGGACACGGATTTCCTGTCGCTGAACCGCGACACGCTGGTGGCGATCGGCGCCCTGGCGCAAGCGACGCTGGGTAGCGGCGTCGTGGCGGATGGGCTTGCCTGTCAACCGACCTCGCCCGCCTCCCTCGCGGTTACCGTTGGCGCCGGGTCGATCACACAACTCGGCGCGCTCGACAGCGTGAGTTACGGGTCGCTGGCTGCGGATACCGTGTCCCAGATCGTCAAAATGGGCATCAACCTGGCGCCCACGCGCTTCACGCTGACGTCACCTGCGATTTCTGGGCAGAGCATCATCTACCTCATCGAGGCGAGCTTCGTGGAGCAGGACACCACCGCCGTGGTGTTGCCCTATGTGAACGCCGCCAATCCTTCGATGCCGTATTCCGGCCCGGCAAATTCAGGCGCTGCACAGAATACGCAAAGGCTTGAACGGGTTCAGCTTCAGCTCAAGACGGGGGCTGCCGCGAATACCGGCACGCAGACGCCGCCCCCGGTCGATGCCGGATGGGTCGGGCTTCATCTGATCACCGTCAACTATGGCCAGACGGCCATCACCTCCGGGTCCCTGGCGCTTTATCCCGGCTCACCCTTGATCCAATTCAAAGTGCCGACACTCACGCCGGGCTTTTCCCGCCGCCTCGTGCTGGGCGCCACCACCACCTTCACCGTGCCTGTCGGCGTGACGATCATGCGGGCGACGGTGGTGGGCGGCGGCGGCGGCGGCGGCGGCACGAATGGGGCCTATGGCGCGGCCGGCGGCGGTGCCGGCGGCTTCGCCTCGGGCACCTTCAGCGTGACCCCCGGCAGCGCCATCGCAGTCACGGTCGGCGTCGGTGGCGCCTCCGGCCTGATAGCAGCGTCAGGCGGCAATGGCGGCACCTCAAGCTTCGGGGCCTTCTGCAGCGCCACCGGCGGCCAAGGCGGCCAGTTCGTCAGCACCACGGATACGTTCGGCGGTGGTGGCGGCACCGGCAGCGGCGGCGATCTGATCGGCAGCGGCGGCTATGGCGCGGACGGCCAGAACGGCAGCACCATCTTGGCGGGGAATGGCGGTGCCAGCCTGCTGGGCGGCGGCGGCCGCGCTTCGGCCGGCAGTACCGTCGCGGTCGGCGGCCAGGCCCCAGGGTCCGGCGGCGGCGGCACCTACAACGCCAATGGCAACGGTGGCCCCGGCGCTACCGGCATCGTCATCCTGGAGTATTGA
- a CDS encoding phage fiber-tail adaptor protein gives MSTPATHSWAPSAARILTITGFTPRPRGSGFPSLASALGTAPSWPAKDPADVLDYVYDIGPAVWGDDGDSIAFLDVTITPSAAGDLVLSSSSTNGQHAILWLGGGQSGTIYTITLMLGTLAGRSFQRSVSLPVLSLSSEPAAGADLVTDEGAPITDQNGNPITIDD, from the coding sequence ATGTCCACTCCGGCCACCCATTCCTGGGCCCCAAGTGCCGCGCGTATTCTGACGATCACGGGCTTTACGCCCCGGCCACGCGGTTCGGGCTTCCCGTCGCTCGCATCGGCACTCGGCACCGCGCCCTCCTGGCCCGCCAAGGACCCGGCCGACGTGCTGGATTACGTCTATGACATCGGCCCGGCGGTTTGGGGAGATGATGGTGACAGCATCGCTTTCCTCGATGTCACGATCACGCCGAGTGCGGCCGGCGACCTTGTGCTGTCATCAAGCTCCACCAATGGGCAGCACGCGATTCTGTGGCTCGGCGGCGGCCAGAGCGGCACGATCTATACCATCACGCTGATGCTCGGCACGCTGGCGGGTCGCAGCTTCCAACGGTCCGTCTCTCTGCCTGTGCTGTCGCTTTCAAGCGAACCCGCCGCCGGCGCGGATCTGGTGACAGATGAGGGCGCGCCCATCACCGACCAGAACGGCAATCCCATCACCATTGACGATTGA
- a CDS encoding right-handed parallel beta-helix repeat-containing protein, producing MPTIDDLPAATAAADTDALMVSQTNSARKVTRAQLLAGLQPAIVVPAGDLLGNGGSTSAGPLPITVGSNLVLAGGTLSATAAPFIISALPVGAAPGSADLVAVSQSGTINAVSYASFANGLAALPAFDTSPLKAKAIGGSISRTLGALFSDVLTIEDFGAVGDGVTDDTAAFLAAVAAGRPLRLGAKTYVINGPVALTNSAFITILGVPGQTTVRRLAQTSGATWISITAPVVHADGVVFDANISLSGAVNAVGIAPSCLRSTFLRCAFINAKGGSGLLYNQSDPVQARHSIVACEAYGNVRGIYCAAADGLIISACHVHDNSVAGVTVDYVDPAYVIKSRLAEIIGNECWNNLVGIQVGDYTTADAVPATIANTTSDAVICLIGSNICHDNAEYGIAAQGYNLLVQSNIVYNNGGTNLNNGGILVNMYSSAVIGNLVTNHLGFGIDAGAANFTQISGNVVTNSRIAINAGGAQEARVIGNAVANASTYGICIYNNETTGGGAPIGVPSLDVSIIDNTIDMPMGGTGIALLDGPQGVQVARNNFITPAANLSMCLIALTDSVLIEGNLLNGSPSLHLYDPGTTTSGQFSGLYSFNYPDILDNVSIMASAAPIQSIRSVNAANYGPYVTFLKLTAGGSGYSAAPTITFSGGGGSGATATAYITNGVVIGYRMASLGSGYTSAPTAIISGGGGSGAAATAFIGIPVPPNRKLRIFCGVPVTWANAGSNPRQLTGSGTLISTPANSDIEWVGLNGGWYASRYEQSDYVLGASDGSVTLRSIAGNLRLHPAGSGVVQWANDSQATGCTTTIGSGLPNGVVSAPVGSDYRNLSGVAGNVYWIKQSGTGSSGWAAIA from the coding sequence ATGCCGACGATCGACGACCTACCGGCAGCGACCGCCGCCGCCGATACCGATGCCCTGATGGTGTCACAGACAAACTCAGCCCGGAAAGTCACGCGTGCCCAGCTTCTGGCCGGCCTGCAACCCGCCATTGTCGTGCCAGCGGGAGATCTGCTGGGCAATGGTGGCTCCACCAGCGCTGGCCCACTTCCGATTACGGTCGGCAGCAATCTTGTTCTTGCCGGGGGCACCCTTTCGGCGACTGCGGCACCGTTCATCATCAGCGCCTTACCGGTCGGCGCGGCACCCGGCTCGGCCGATCTTGTTGCCGTTTCGCAAAGCGGCACGATCAATGCCGTGTCCTATGCCAGTTTCGCGAATGGTCTTGCAGCCCTGCCCGCCTTCGATACCTCCCCGCTGAAAGCGAAAGCCATCGGTGGCAGCATCAGCCGTACCCTGGGCGCTCTTTTCAGCGATGTCTTGACGATCGAGGATTTTGGCGCGGTTGGGGACGGCGTGACCGATGACACAGCCGCATTCCTGGCAGCCGTCGCGGCAGGACGGCCGCTTCGCCTCGGCGCCAAGACCTATGTCATCAACGGCCCCGTCGCCCTCACCAACTCCGCCTTCATCACCATCCTCGGCGTGCCCGGCCAGACCACCGTGCGTCGCCTGGCCCAAACCAGCGGTGCGACCTGGATCTCCATCACCGCGCCGGTGGTTCATGCCGATGGTGTGGTCTTCGATGCCAATATCAGCCTGAGCGGCGCTGTAAACGCGGTCGGCATTGCACCGAGTTGCCTCCGCTCGACCTTCCTGCGCTGCGCCTTCATTAATGCCAAGGGCGGGTCCGGACTGCTGTATAACCAGTCCGATCCCGTCCAGGCCCGCCATAGTATCGTGGCCTGCGAAGCCTACGGCAATGTCCGCGGCATTTACTGTGCCGCGGCCGACGGCCTGATCATCAGCGCCTGCCATGTGCACGACAATTCCGTGGCCGGCGTCACCGTCGATTACGTCGATCCAGCCTATGTCATAAAGTCGCGTCTGGCGGAGATCATCGGCAACGAATGCTGGAACAACCTCGTCGGCATTCAGGTCGGTGACTACACAACCGCCGACGCCGTGCCTGCGACCATCGCCAATACCACGTCAGACGCCGTGATCTGCCTGATCGGCAGCAATATCTGCCACGACAACGCCGAATATGGCATCGCCGCACAAGGCTACAACCTGCTTGTTCAGAGCAATATCGTCTACAACAATGGCGGCACGAACCTGAACAACGGCGGCATCCTGGTGAATATGTATTCCAGCGCCGTGATCGGCAATCTTGTTACCAACCACTTGGGCTTTGGCATCGACGCGGGGGCTGCAAACTTCACGCAGATCTCCGGCAATGTCGTGACCAACTCACGCATCGCCATCAATGCCGGCGGCGCGCAGGAAGCCCGCGTCATCGGCAATGCCGTCGCCAATGCAAGCACCTATGGCATTTGCATCTATAACAACGAAACCACGGGCGGGGGCGCGCCCATTGGGGTGCCCTCGCTCGACGTTTCGATCATCGATAATACGATTGATATGCCAATGGGTGGCACCGGCATCGCGCTTCTGGACGGCCCACAAGGCGTTCAGGTCGCGCGAAACAATTTCATCACCCCCGCCGCCAATCTCAGCATGTGTCTGATTGCCCTCACAGACTCCGTGCTGATCGAAGGCAACCTTCTCAACGGATCCCCCAGTCTTCACCTCTATGACCCAGGAACGACTACGAGCGGCCAGTTCAGCGGCCTCTATTCCTTCAACTACCCCGACATTCTCGACAATGTTTCGATTATGGCCAGTGCCGCGCCAATCCAGTCGATCAGGTCGGTAAACGCGGCGAACTACGGCCCCTATGTGACGTTTCTCAAACTGACAGCCGGCGGCAGCGGCTATTCGGCGGCACCCACCATCACCTTCAGCGGCGGCGGCGGATCAGGCGCGACGGCCACGGCCTATATCACCAACGGCGTGGTGATTGGGTATCGCATGGCCTCCCTGGGTTCGGGTTATACCTCCGCGCCGACCGCCATCATCAGCGGTGGCGGCGGCAGCGGCGCGGCCGCCACCGCCTTCATCGGCATTCCAGTGCCGCCCAACCGCAAGCTGCGCATCTTCTGCGGCGTGCCAGTCACTTGGGCCAATGCGGGCAGCAATCCACGGCAACTCACAGGCTCCGGCACGCTCATCTCCACGCCCGCGAATTCCGATATCGAATGGGTGGGGCTGAACGGGGGCTGGTATGCCAGTCGCTACGAACAATCCGATTACGTTCTTGGCGCGTCGGACGGCAGTGTCACGCTGCGCAGCATCGCCGGCAATCTGCGGCTGCATCCCGCCGGTAGTGGCGTCGTGCAATGGGCGAATGACAGCCAGGCCACGGGCTGCACGACAACCATCGGCAGCGGTCTCCCGAATGGTGTGGTGTCCGCACCCGTCGGCTCGGACTACCGCAACCTCTCAGGTGTGGCGGGCAACGTCTACTGGATCAAGCAAAGCGGCACCGGCAGTAGCGGCTGGGCGGCGATCGCCTGA
- a CDS encoding phage tail protein, which produces MITQQGALNTTALVVPDLYVQLVPPNAVVLNGVPSNVVGVVGSASWGPVGAPVIIGSMTEYAAGFGPVMDRGLDMGTHVAIAVQQGANAFRCLRVTDGTDEPATAPGTAGCITFTARHSGSLGNAITVALDVGSMAGSWAATIGLSGLLPERFDNITGTGDSFWNALAAAINAGTGTRSASVFVTASASGGTTAPVAARYALAGGSDGATGVTAASLIGTDTAPRLGMYALRGQGCAILDLCDCTDATQWSTVEGFAAAEGLYAMLTGPSADTLTNAIATKALAELDSSAVKLLFGDWLWWWDAANETQRLVSPQAFAAGRLANLSPEQSGLNKPLSAIGGSQTIGSPASGLINRYSAAELGALFEAGIDVITNPGAGGQLIWTLRLGHNSSTDASINGDNYTRLTNYIAATLAAGMGIYVGKVVNAALLRNIRSTLLGYLSGLLSQGLLGSTDGTLPFAVICDTGNNPFGRLALGYVQADVQIRYQGITEKFLVNLDGGATVLVSTTSTGTSDSGTSGGSGSGSGSGSGAGSGGSGSGSGSSETLTFQIPPTGTYTPGQASIGVNATLHPGSATAAIQFGFSTSATVAPTAWTAGIYVNTQGDGDALYAAYLTAPSGAGTYYGWVATTDGTVSAVSASVTVS; this is translated from the coding sequence ATGATCACGCAACAAGGCGCCTTGAACACGACGGCGCTCGTCGTGCCGGATCTCTATGTCCAGCTCGTGCCGCCCAATGCCGTGGTGCTCAATGGTGTGCCGAGCAATGTCGTGGGCGTCGTCGGCTCCGCGAGTTGGGGTCCGGTCGGCGCGCCGGTCATCATCGGCAGCATGACGGAGTATGCGGCCGGTTTCGGGCCGGTGATGGATCGCGGCCTCGACATGGGCACCCATGTCGCCATTGCCGTGCAGCAGGGCGCGAATGCCTTTCGCTGCCTACGCGTGACGGATGGCACGGATGAGCCGGCAACCGCGCCTGGCACCGCTGGCTGCATCACCTTCACCGCGCGCCATTCCGGCAGTCTTGGCAATGCGATCACCGTCGCACTCGATGTCGGCAGCATGGCCGGAAGCTGGGCCGCAACCATCGGCCTGTCCGGCCTGCTACCTGAACGATTCGACAATATTACTGGCACAGGCGACAGTTTTTGGAATGCACTGGCCGCCGCCATCAATGCCGGCACCGGCACGCGGTCGGCCTCGGTCTTCGTCACGGCGAGCGCCAGCGGTGGAACGACGGCACCAGTGGCCGCACGCTACGCGCTTGCCGGCGGATCGGACGGCGCCACCGGTGTCACTGCCGCGAGCCTCATCGGCACCGATACCGCGCCACGCCTCGGCATGTATGCCCTGCGGGGACAAGGCTGCGCCATTCTCGATCTTTGCGATTGCACGGATGCGACGCAATGGTCGACGGTAGAAGGCTTCGCCGCTGCAGAAGGGCTTTATGCGATGCTCACGGGCCCATCCGCGGATACGCTAACGAATGCCATCGCCACGAAAGCCTTAGCCGAGCTCGACAGTTCTGCCGTGAAACTGCTGTTCGGCGATTGGCTGTGGTGGTGGGACGCCGCGAATGAAACGCAACGGCTGGTCTCGCCCCAGGCCTTCGCGGCTGGTCGGCTCGCCAATCTCTCGCCCGAGCAGTCGGGCCTCAACAAGCCGCTGTCGGCCATCGGCGGCAGCCAGACAATCGGCTCACCGGCATCCGGCCTCATCAATCGCTACAGTGCCGCCGAGCTGGGCGCCTTGTTCGAAGCCGGCATCGACGTCATTACCAATCCAGGCGCGGGCGGCCAGCTGATCTGGACGCTGCGCCTCGGTCATAACAGTTCCACCGATGCCAGCATCAATGGCGATAATTATACGCGCCTGACGAACTACATCGCCGCGACGCTCGCGGCCGGCATGGGCATTTATGTCGGGAAAGTTGTCAATGCCGCCTTGCTGCGCAATATTCGCAGCACACTGCTCGGCTATTTGTCAGGCCTGCTGAGCCAGGGATTGCTGGGCAGCACGGATGGTACGTTGCCCTTCGCCGTCATATGCGACACCGGTAACAACCCGTTTGGCCGATTGGCACTTGGCTATGTGCAGGCGGACGTGCAAATCCGCTACCAGGGCATCACGGAGAAATTCCTGGTCAATCTCGATGGCGGCGCGACCGTGCTTGTTAGCACAACGAGCACCGGTACATCAGACAGCGGCACATCAGGCGGAAGTGGATCGGGCAGCGGCTCTGGCTCAGGCGCCGGTTCTGGCGGAAGCGGCTCAGGCTCAGGAAGTTCGGAAACGCTCACCTTCCAGATACCGCCGACCGGCACATACACGCCCGGCCAGGCGAGCATCGGCGTCAATGCCACGCTGCATCCTGGCAGTGCCACGGCCGCGATCCAGTTCGGCTTTTCCACCTCCGCGACGGTCGCACCCACCGCCTGGACGGCCGGTATTTATGTCAACACGCAGGGCGATGGCGACGCGCTCTACGCGGCCTATCTCACCGCGCCCTCCGGCGCCGGGACCTATTATGGTTGGGTTGCCACGACGGACGGCACGGTGTCCGCAGTCTCCGCCAGTGTGACGGTGAGCTGA
- a CDS encoding NAD-dependent epimerase/dehydratase family protein, with protein sequence MPGQKTALVLGATGGVGGAIAEALVARGWKVRAINRDPAKIAKPLAGIAWIRGDAMNRADVVAAAEGAALIVHGVNPPGYRNWRALALPMIDNTIAAARTSGARIVFPGTVYNFGPETFPLVAEDEPQAPRTRKGAIRVEMEARLAAASDEGVKVLILRAGDFFGAGTSGNSWFGAALVKPGRPVRAVVYPGRRDVGHAWAYLPDLAETAMRLIDRDADLPRFAVFHFNGHWFERGVEIAEAIRVAVSAPRMPVRRFPWWLICMASPFVETFREMLEMTYLWRQPLRLDNRRLVAFLGEEPHTPALDALRTTLVGLGCL encoded by the coding sequence ATGCCTGGTCAGAAAACAGCTCTTGTCTTGGGTGCAACGGGTGGCGTCGGCGGTGCCATTGCGGAGGCCTTGGTCGCCCGTGGGTGGAAGGTCCGCGCCATCAATCGCGATCCCGCCAAAATCGCCAAGCCGCTGGCGGGCATCGCGTGGATCAGGGGCGATGCCATGAACCGCGCCGACGTCGTCGCGGCCGCTGAAGGGGCCGCGCTGATCGTCCACGGGGTCAATCCGCCCGGCTACCGGAACTGGCGCGCCCTCGCTCTGCCGATGATCGACAACACCATCGCGGCAGCCCGCACCTCAGGCGCCCGCATCGTCTTCCCTGGCACGGTCTACAACTTCGGCCCAGAAACCTTTCCGCTGGTGGCGGAGGATGAGCCCCAGGCACCGCGCACGCGCAAAGGCGCGATCCGCGTCGAGATGGAAGCGCGTCTGGCCGCCGCCAGTGATGAGGGCGTGAAGGTCTTGATCCTCCGTGCCGGTGATTTTTTTGGCGCCGGCACAAGCGGCAATAGCTGGTTCGGCGCGGCACTGGTGAAGCCGGGGCGCCCGGTCCGCGCCGTCGTCTATCCCGGTCGTCGCGATGTGGGTCACGCCTGGGCCTATCTCCCCGATCTCGCGGAGACGGCAATGCGTCTGATCGACCGCGACGCCGATCTGCCCAGGTTTGCGGTGTTCCATTTCAATGGCCACTGGTTCGAACGCGGCGTGGAGATTGCCGAGGCTATCCGCGTCGCTGTGTCCGCCCCACGCATGCCGGTGCGCCGGTTTCCGTGGTGGCTCATTTGCATGGCGTCGCCCTTTGTGGAGACGTTCCGCGAAATGCTGGAGATGACCTATCTCTGGCGGCAGCCGTTGCGCCTGGACAACCGCCGTCTCGTCGCTTTCCTTGGCGAGGAACCGCATACGCCGGCGCTCGATGCCTTGCGCACCACCTTGGTCGGTCTGGGTTGTCTGTAG